AAGGAGATGACCTATGGCACCCTGAAAATTATTGTAATTACACAAAACCACCAAAATAAAATAGCCAGTCAGTAAGAAAGCTAAATAACAATATAATAATGTATTATATTATGTATTGGTATGCATGGCACCACAACAGACAAAAAGATTTTTATCTCAGAACTGGATAATCCATAGGTGAGGATGTCAGAAACTACCAAATTCTGAACTTGCAACAGAGAGTATATATTTAGGCAAAGGAAGATTCCCTTAGAAAAATGATCACTGGCTTATTACGCGAACAATCTTATTGGAAAGCTAGAAACTATTAGAAAATTCATTCGGTAAGGGATGCAATTATGCAAAGACTCTTATGCGGTAGTGAAGGTTTCCTAAATCTATGATCATCACCAGAGTATGTAACTCCTCTGGGGCCATGGCAGGATGAAACTGGGTTTATGAAGGCCAGCCGTCATTCTGAAGACAATCAATCTACAAGATGGGTGAATATCATGTTTGGGTTATACTTCCCTGTAAAATTTGGCAGTTAAAGATGTGTATTCTTATCCTTCTAAAAGTATCAATCTGGTTTGAAGTATCTATATTTACCTTTGTTGAGGATAGGGCCAAAGCACCTGATGTCGCATGTTCTGAGAACATGGTTTTGATAGCATTGGCTTCTATCGCATCACCTGAATAAGAGATTTTCAGCAATATGAGCCACATTATGCATCAGTTTCAGCAAATAACATTCTAATCAAGCTTTACAGAACTAGAGTGCAGCAAGTTGCATAGGTCGAAATGATTTACCCAAAGGTGTAGATGTAGCATGAGCATTTACATAATCCACCTGGTTAGGATGAAGCCCGGACTGCAAGTAATCAAAAAGCGAGAACATTATAACAAACTACAacaatcatttatatatatatatataaactacaaCAATCTTTTAATGCATGCTGAAAAAATAGCTAACTTGAATCAGAAGCATTTTTTGTTGAGGACGCTTATTTGATCAAGCCTAGAAAAGAACCATTTTCAAGTGCAATACCAAGAAGATGGCAAAATGGAAACAATGAAACGGCAATGAAGTTGTTTGCAAAATTTAGCCCTCCAACCACTATGACCATGAACCCACcgttttaattttctgttttctccTGTTAAATTGATTGCATGAGATTTTGATGGTTAAAACTATCATGTGAATCAATTGTAGGCATCAAATTTGTTGATTAGGTACGATATATTTTCATCTACCGATACCACCTGCACACCTTTGCTAATGACATTATATGCATACGCACGAATGTCACTTACATGCTAACAGTTAATGTAGGATCGATAAAACTGTAAGGAGCAATCAATTAACTCAATACCTGTTCTAAGGCACGACTCATGGCTAGAACAGCACCTCTTCCATTAGCATGTGGCTGAGTAATGTGATATGCATCACCTAAACCCACATCATTATCTTCAGAAACCACTATTACGAAAGCACCATGATATATTCACAAGTTATTACATTCATGATAAACAACCTGACATCCCATAGCCACGAACCTCAGCATAAATTTTTGCTCCTCGTTTTTTGGCATGCTCGAGTTcctttattaagaaaaaaaaaaaaaggtaagtaCCAATCCAATAGCAAAAGCAGTGAAGGATTACACCCAATAAggataaaaacagaaaaagaaaaaatctaaatttttaaGGAAAAGATGTTTAGACTCACTTCCAACACCAAGACACCAGAACCTTCTCCTATCCTGAGTACAAGGTAAAAGTTAGATGATGACAGaatgcaagaaaaagaaagaacatggATGCTATGAGTATATGCTTACACAAACCCATCTCGGCCACAATCAAAAGGTCGTGAAGCTTCCTGCGGAGCAGAATTGTACTTTGTCGTCAACGCCCTTGACCTGGAATTGACAGGAAATGTTGCAATAAAATGTcattacccaaaaaaagaaacctAAGTGCTTTACCAGGACTTGCTAGGAATAgatctttcctcttcttttatttcaattgttggGGCTCAATGTCAattacagaaagaaaaaaagaaaaaatagtaggTGGTTAATCCACTGTGTTCATCCCCACCCTCTAATCCTAACAAAGCCACCATGAAAGGAATTGCTGCAGTATGTAGGTTTAGATGAGGCATAAAATTTATGTATTAATTACTTGCAAAATCCTGCTATTGATAAAGCATCAATGCTAGACTCTGTGCCTCCAGCCAACATAACATCTGAATCTCCAAACTGAATCATCCTCGTGGCATCACCAATAGAATGTGCCCCAGTGGCACAAGCTGTCACTGCAGCATGGTTTGGTCCCTATATTCAGAAACACGACCAGATTATACTATGATATCTTTTATTGCAAGAATACATTTGAATACATCCTACAAATTACAGAGGAATATCATTGGTTAGAGAAACTGAAGCAGATAAGCTTCCATAAGATTATTGAGGACAATCAGTTCTACAACTTAATCGTACACAATAACTTTGCCAACTCATCAAAGGTTCAATCAGTTGGTCCCAATCTTTCATCATGAAAAACCAAGAAAATGCACCTATGTGACAAGCAATTGAGTAAATTTGCATGTATTTTCTAGAAACCAAAACTATAGCTCTAGCTCAGAAAGTTGATTTCTTTAAGGAGATGAAGCACCATTCAGGCACAGTAATCTGTGCATTGGTTGGCCACTTGGAGATGCAGTAGCATGATGCTCCCTTTGTCATCATTAGCTCAGACAAACAGACACCCCATCCccctcaaaaagaaaaaagactagATTTCAGTTATCAAAGTTATCTACGCACCTGGAATCCATATTTCATACTCACATGACCAGATGCCATGTTAATTAATATCCGTGGGATGAAAAATGGACTAAGCCGTCGAATGCgctgcatttaaaaaaaaaaaattacattaagTTAATTGTTTCTGAAGGTATTAGTCCATTTTCCAGCTTATAATTGAGATTATCAGGAGAAACTAATGATGACAAAACATGATCTAAGAACTGTAAAATACTACAACAGTGTAGTAACAAACAAACCTTTTCACAAATCATTTGAGCTGCATCCAATATGTCACTGATGCTTCCAATTCCCCCACCAATAGAGACTCCCTGGTGTtcttcaagtaaaaaaaaacgaCATATCACCaatgaaaggagaaaaaattgTCGTGTATTATTTGCATATGAAGACTACTTACCGCTCTTTCCTTTTGTTCCTGCTCAGAGGGTAACCATTTTGCATCTTTTAGAGCTTCATCAGCGGCGCATAGTGCATAGCCTATAAATCTTGCAATTGATCGATGCTCCTGAGAATTATCATCATGATCAAATAAAAGATCTCAAAAGTGTCACGGGAATACATTAAAAGTCCCAGCATGAATAGGTACAAAGTCGAAGGAAAATAATTACTATAGTAATTTTTCATATCCTAAATAAAGTCATCCCACCATCAATACGACACACTGCGGATCCGTTTAGAAGTAACAGAGCAGAACAGAACTTAGCCTCTTAAACTGATAAAAACTCTgctaactaaaaaaaatcaacataaagcAAAAATCAGCAACAATGCAACAGAAATTACAGGAGACCATTTACCTTAGAATTAAGCCATAATGCCTCATTGAATTCACCCGGGTTAGTCCCACAAGGCACGATTGCAGCAACTTTCGATGTCAACTGATCAAAAGTATGCAACTGGGTCTCCCTATCAAAGGAATTCATCCTGATATCTTCTGGTGTTATTGCCCTTATCCCACATCCTCCTTCTATTAGACTCTTCCAAGTAGTTTCCACTCCACAACCAAGCGGAGTCACCATGCCTAAACCTACAAAAACCAAGTCCTCGACCATTAAATTCAATACCAAAACATACCCAACAATGGAATTGTAGTTGGAAATGCAATAAGCACCtaaatttaacaataaaaaaaaatactatatgcAGTTCAAAATTAACAGTACATACCTACaccaacaaacccaaaaaaaaaaaagaaaaaaaaagaggtttaaACCTATAGCTCAGTTATGTCTCTTGAAGTGTAACTATGCATATGCAAAATACACACATAAAACACATGTAATCAAATTACAAAGCTTCAATCTTTAATGGGTTTCTCTGTGTGCGTGTgtatgagagagggagagagagttacCTGTAACAACCACTCTTCGAGAAGAAACAGCAGGTGGAGAATCAAAAGCTCCAAGAccggaagaagaagaaatgcgGCGAGTGAAGAGGAAACGAGAGGGAATGGGAAGTTTACGCCAAGCAACAGAAGAGCCGCCTGCCATGGCTTCCGAAACCCTCTATAGTCTTTCCGAAACTGACGAAACAGAACCCTCTGTACTTTGCTCTGTGCGACAAACTGCGAAACTGCGCCTCTGGTTGTTTTTTTATGGAGAAGATGACGAGCAGGTGCCCATGTTTCAAGGACCCGAGGAGGTAGATTCGACACAACTTGTTATGGCGAAATTTCTTCGTTTTGAAAATGCTTTCGGTAGCGGCAAGATATGGGGGCCCTTTGTCGACTGTTGAGACGATCTTATTGACACAATAAGCGCTCTAAGGGAAACATAGAACTCATACCTTCAAAACGGCACAGTTTGTGATTTCTATGCTTGTCCCTTTAAGGGATTTTATAATAGGTAAAGTCCAcctaaccccctcaaactaccatttcaaTGATAATctatccctcaaactatcaattacgataatttatcccccaaattatcaaaacaatgacaatgtaagcccaatgctagcaaaatgacgaaactacccctataaaattttcaataagacaaaaatacccttaaaattttgaaattttttttttaatatttttgtttttattttagtaagggtaattttgtcattttattaaaattggggatacattgtcattgttttggtagtttttgaggtaaattgtcgcaattgatagtttgtgggaTAGATTGttattggggtggtagtttgaggggattaagtggactttaactttttttaaaaaaaaaaaaaataattttattgaatacTTAAAAGATCACCgagtaacaaaattaaaaatattaatattaataataatgataagaaaattttgcattttattgTCCGGtggagattaatttttttatttcatagaAGTTTTTTAATGTAAAACCACAAATTAAGTTCAAACTTAGAAATTATATTGaatctagggtttttttttcacatttctaccaaaaaaaaaaattgttttattaaatgAGAGAGatttgccaaaaaagaaaaaaaaaattaacaaacaatccaaacacaaaaatacgacaaaaaaaaaaaaaaacaaacaaacacaaaaataattttatatttacaaGTTCCTTTGTACCACTTGAAAAAAGGATTTACTGTATGttagaggggtaaaattgttacaaaaaaattaaaatgataatccTCTTAAAAATACTAACTATATTGCATTtgaatggagaggatcatattccaataaacaataaaataaccaaaaagaaaaggaagggaaacaataaaaatagttttgctACAGTAATTGCTCGAGGGTTGGCAATAATAACTGCagtaaaaaatatgttttatataaGTTGAAGATAATTAGTTGTAACTCTAAAATGCCTCATATATAACTAATATAGAGGTTTTAAATCATATGCTAGAGATGTTCTTATAGCATGAAGGTCCATCGGTatgtttattataaatatataacacTATTATTAGGTGTAATAATTGTATAAGATAATTTGTCCTCTCCTACTCTAGACCTGAATATACTACTCATGAGGCGAGCCGTTtataaatgagtaatgctaaaaactatATTCTTATCAGACTTTACTAACGTGGTAGTGTCAACCaacttttgattttattttaatttttatttcttttttgacaaGGGGTTAATTCAATGGATTATTGGCACTTGCATATTAGCAGGGGTAGAATAGCGGATTAGTAGTGAAATGAAAGTGtaatttctaatattactctTGATAAATTTTCTTGAATAATAATATACCATTTCACTATTTCAGTATACCTATgggccaaagaaaaaaaaaattcaaatattaatgACATTCGTTGATTTATACAATTTAAATCATAGTTAgctcaaaaacttaagttaattggaaataataataataataagtgagataaaacacatgaaatatttagttgaatttataataaattataaaataaggaTTTGAACTCAAGACTTTAgctataattttatattaaatcactaattatcCTAAAAGGTTAAGCAAATAGAAAATAGTGAACTCTAGATTTTGTTTAGACTTCAAAAGCAGCACCCAGCCTCCTCTACCGCTTTGGCCGCCTACTTCACCTTGCCATTTGTTATCCTCCTCGATCTTTTGGCTTTGTCGGTTTCTGCAAAGGTTCTTAGATTGGTTTTTTTTCGAAGTAGATATACATTTTTGCCGCCAGTCCAAGTCCTATACGTGTCATTACACATTCTTCTCTAGCGCCAACGAGTCTCGTAGACAACAAACGTTTTCCCTCTGGTCAGCACGTGACGGTTGTGGTTCAACTGCGTTGGAGCGTGGATCATGTGAATCTCAAGCGCTTCTGTGTGAGCCTACTGTTGCCGTTTGggatgtttttttattttttatgctatTTTGACTTTCGAGTTGATGACGGATAATTTTTGGTATGAGGGTTTATCTTTCATGGCcgattaaataaaaacttttgttgtaggAATGTGATCAactcatgtcttagatctagtgtGCCAAGAGCAAATCTATGCCATAAATGAAGTTTGTACATAGGTGAGATTGGATGATACAATTTGATTGTTAGATTTTTCGATGTATCTACGACTTTATAATCACATAACTTTTGCCTATGTTCTTAAGAGTTTGATGCTTTGTGATGTAAGATTTAAGAATTTTATGCTCTGAATCTTTTATGGAATGAGAAGAGGTTTAcctattaaaataaagaaataaataaaaatagcgAACTTAATCATCACCTTCCCTTTTATTTGGAAATAAATTGTAAAGTCACGGTGACAACTCAACACATCTattatgatattatgttaaatcattaaGCAAATAGTTGACTTTTAAGGATAAAAATTTCGAAAATTTCCTCTAATCCAGTTTATACAACTGCATTGTGTCATTCAAGCATGTTttattacatgtttttttaaggATACAAATTTCCTTTgaacatgcttttttaatagcttaaagaATACATATTCCTTATAGAGGCGAGTTTGTAAGAAATTGGTGTCccatatttaataattttgacatgcaaattaaaaaaaattcgtgCTTCTcgcatgttaaaaaataaatttatgtccgattttttaatctttcaaatataTTCTATCAATAATTGCAAAAACCTTAGTAGATTCTAAAGGGGATTTTGTGCTTTAATTGAAACTACTAAAGGAAAGATACATAATTAATGGGTGGTCCTTTCTTTAGAAGAAGtaaaatttatttccttttctgaGCATGCAAAAATAAGTTTAATTGCAAAGATGACGCATTATAAAGGCCCTAGGACGGACTTCTTTATAACGATGTGGCACTCAATCATTGGCTAATTATGGGTTGTAGACCTAAAGAGTAATGGGGAAGTCCTATGCGATCAAAAACCCAGACACCGAGAAAAGAAAGACAGAAACTTAGACTGTTCATTATCACAACGCTATCAAAGAATCTAATCAAACAAATCCTCGCAGTTTCTCATAGCACGTGGTTATGTGACTTTTGAACGTCCTCCTGATGACGTTGGTGGCTGTGTTAAAGCTCTTCTGATCTATCAGATGTGATTAATATTCGTACTGTTACTCTGAAGCTTGTAAAACgtgtatatgtgtgtgtatatatacgTCCTCGATCAGAGCTAAGCTTGTGACGCCctaaaagaggagaaaaagacAAATCCAAGTGCAAAATCTGATcaaggaaggagaagaagaagcttCGCTTGCCTATATCaaacactctctttctttttgcaCACTTTTAGGCAAGGGCCAATCTTTAGAACCCTCTTCAATATTCGCGTTCTTTGCTAAAATCATGTTATTTAATCTGGGTATTCGTTGTTTCCTGAATTAGAAGCGTTTTCCTCATCTGGgtctttcttgttttgttgtttagAAGCTTTTTCCTCgaccaaatttttcttttttggggatatgaggaagagggagagagagaacccTTGTGGGGTTTGTGGCCACTATCATAAATATGAAGAAGGAGAGGTCTGTGGGATTTGTGGCCACCGGATTCCGGCTA
This window of the Corylus avellana chromosome ca5, CavTom2PMs-1.0 genome carries:
- the LOC132181132 gene encoding 3-oxoacyl-[acyl-carrier-protein] synthase, mitochondrial; protein product: MAGGSSVAWRKLPIPSRFLFTRRISSSSGLGAFDSPPAVSSRRVVVTGLGMVTPLGCGVETTWKSLIEGGCGIRAITPEDIRMNSFDRETQLHTFDQLTSKVAAIVPCGTNPGEFNEALWLNSKEHRSIARFIGYALCAADEALKDAKWLPSEQEQKERAGVSIGGGIGSISDILDAAQMICEKRIRRLSPFFIPRILINMASGHVSMKYGFQGPNHAAVTACATGAHSIGDATRMIQFGDSDVMLAGGTESSIDALSIAGFCKSRALTTKYNSAPQEASRPFDCGRDGFVIGEGSGVLVLEELEHAKKRGAKIYAEVRGYGMSGDAYHITQPHANGRGAVLAMSRALEQSGLHPNQVDYVNAHATSTPLGDAIEANAIKTMFSEHATSGALALSSTKGAIGHLLGAAGAVEAIFAVLAIHHGAAPLTLNLTKPDPIFNDAFKPLTSSKKMPIRAALSNSFGFGGTNASLLFTSAA